The proteins below come from a single Candidatus Zixiibacteriota bacterium genomic window:
- a CDS encoding 4Fe-4S binding protein yields the protein MAMRITDECTACGLCLPECPTSSITEGDIYVISPDTCNECEDQADGSHCVAVCPVECIVKA from the coding sequence ATGGCCATGCGTATAACCGATGAATGCACCGCCTGTGGTCTCTGTCTTCCGGAATGTCCGACTTCGTCAATTACCGAAGGCGACATTTATGTGATCAGCCCGGATACCTGCAACGAATGCGAGGACCAGGCCGATGGTTCCCATTGCGTCGCGGTCTGCCCGGTCGAGTGCATAGTCAAAGCCTGA
- a CDS encoding archease, with protein MPFELTDLHTSADIGLVATGKNRFELFNDAAIGLTSIMVDIDGLMENRERPVSLRGENFEDLFFQWLSEIIFIKDAERFLMKRAEINFEKEGQAALQGRLFGDSIDPKRHILKTDVKAVTFYKFRVEKMGEIWKAEVVFDL; from the coding sequence ATGCCTTTTGAATTGACCGATCTGCATACCAGCGCCGATATCGGTCTTGTCGCAACCGGAAAGAATCGCTTCGAACTCTTCAACGACGCCGCCATCGGCCTGACATCGATTATGGTCGATATTGATGGATTGATGGAAAACAGGGAAAGGCCGGTTTCGCTCAGAGGAGAGAATTTTGAGGATCTTTTTTTCCAGTGGTTATCGGAGATAATTTTTATCAAGGATGCGGAGCGTTTCCTTATGAAACGGGCCGAAATAAACTTTGAAAAGGAGGGGCAAGCTGCCCTGCAGGGACGTCTCTTTGGAGATTCGATCGACCCCAAGAGACATATTTTGAAAACGGATGTTAAAGCGGTTACGTTCTATAAATTCAGGGTAGAAAAAATGGGAGAGATATGGAAGGCAGAGGTGGTGTTTGATTTATGA
- a CDS encoding RtcB family protein yields the protein MKKERFKQITPNIWEIPVDFKQGMLVPARILTSETLVDGIDERVIDQITNVACLPGIKKYALCMPDGHSGYGFPIGGVAAFSLRDGVISPGGIGFDINCGMRLLRTNLTFDELKPKMEELLNKLFSTIPSGVGSSGFVELNRKEFNELMERGAEWCLTNGYATSADLEHIENRGRLEPADHTAVSEKSISRGINQMGTLGSGNHYLEVEIATPENIYDRETAKVFGIDRDYQVILAIHCGSRGFGHQIATDYLQIFDKCAKKYGLTVRDRELMSAPAKSEEGQRYFRAMACAANAAFANRQLIVSGIRRVLKDVFKKSDEELGIETIYDVAHNIAKIEKYEIDGHMEELLIHRKGATRSFGPGRPEIPLKYQSVGQPVIVGGSMETGSALLCGTKKADEESFGSTLHGAGRTMSRMQAKRMIRGDAVKQRMKESGILVKTGYMPGLAEEAAFAYKDIDDVIEAVDAIGISRRVARFYPVMNIKG from the coding sequence ATGAAAAAAGAGAGATTTAAACAGATTACCCCCAATATTTGGGAGATTCCGGTTGACTTCAAACAGGGGATGCTGGTTCCGGCTAGGATATTGACCTCCGAAACGCTGGTTGACGGTATCGACGAAAGAGTGATCGACCAGATAACCAATGTCGCCTGCTTGCCGGGGATTAAGAAATATGCCTTATGCATGCCTGACGGTCATTCGGGGTATGGTTTCCCCATTGGCGGAGTTGCAGCTTTCTCCCTGCGTGACGGGGTTATTTCACCGGGAGGGATCGGGTTTGACATTAACTGCGGCATGAGACTTCTCCGCACCAATCTGACCTTCGACGAACTCAAGCCCAAGATGGAGGAGCTTTTGAATAAGCTCTTTTCGACCATTCCATCGGGGGTAGGCTCGAGCGGTTTTGTAGAGCTGAATCGCAAGGAATTCAATGAGTTGATGGAAAGGGGAGCCGAGTGGTGTCTGACCAATGGTTATGCCACGTCGGCCGACCTTGAGCATATTGAAAATCGTGGGCGGCTGGAGCCAGCCGACCATACGGCGGTCTCGGAAAAGTCTATCTCTCGCGGGATAAATCAAATGGGAACGCTGGGCTCGGGAAATCATTATTTGGAAGTCGAAATTGCCACCCCGGAAAATATCTATGATAGAGAGACCGCAAAAGTCTTCGGGATCGACCGGGACTATCAGGTTATTCTGGCAATCCATTGTGGCTCACGCGGTTTTGGACATCAGATCGCCACCGATTATCTTCAGATTTTCGATAAATGCGCCAAAAAATATGGCCTGACGGTGAGAGACCGGGAATTGATGTCGGCGCCGGCCAAATCCGAAGAAGGGCAAAGATATTTTAGGGCAATGGCCTGCGCCGCCAATGCCGCCTTTGCCAACCGGCAGCTTATTGTCTCGGGAATCCGCAGAGTTTTAAAGGATGTCTTTAAAAAAAGCGATGAGGAACTGGGCATTGAAACCATTTATGATGTCGCCCATAACATTGCCAAGATTGAGAAGTATGAAATCGACGGCCACATGGAGGAACTACTGATTCACCGCAAAGGGGCCACCCGCTCTTTTGGGCCGGGGCGACCCGAAATCCCCCTCAAATATCAGTCTGTCGGGCAGCCGGTGATCGTCGGCGGTTCCATGGAAACCGGTTCGGCACTTCTCTGTGGAACCAAAAAGGCCGACGAGGAGTCCTTTGGTTCAACGCTTCATGGCGCGGGTCGAACCATGTCCCGTATGCAGGCCAAGCGGATGATCAGGGGTGATGCGGTCAAGCAGAGGATGAAGGAAAGCGGGATACTGGTTAAGACCGGCTATATGCCCGGCCTGGCCGAGGAAGCTGCTTTTGCCTATAAAGATATTGATGATGTTATCGAAGCGGTTGATGCGATCGGCATATCCCGAAGGGTGGCACGCTTTTATCCAGTCATGAATATCAAGGGATAA
- a CDS encoding DUF1573 domain-containing protein, with product MIHKRSAIILLLSFVALSSTGWGAGAKGPSLTVEKVNWDFGSVPSDFRLIHYYRIKNTGSDILHVTRLNANCDCTSALIKDSLLAPGDSSDIRMVFHTRDYYGTTNRKLTIISNDPDKPAFDLDYSANIDFFHKLHTSDPKYLTFLQGQNMKAVKLINQSEDDIDYILEKEPDSIFTVDKTSGNIEAGEFEMVNVTIKDNLRKGTFYSNFTVTYNTEPKLRLSIPVKVVRY from the coding sequence ATGATACATAAACGATCGGCCATAATTCTCTTATTGTCATTTGTCGCTCTATCTTCCACCGGATGGGGAGCAGGCGCTAAAGGGCCATCGTTGACGGTGGAAAAAGTTAATTGGGATTTCGGTTCCGTCCCTTCCGATTTCCGGCTGATCCATTACTATAGAATCAAGAACACCGGCAGTGATATCCTGCATGTGACCCGGCTGAATGCCAACTGCGACTGCACTTCGGCTCTAATAAAGGACTCCCTCCTGGCTCCCGGTGATTCCTCCGATATCAGAATGGTTTTCCATACCCGCGACTATTATGGCACGACCAATCGGAAATTGACGATAATCTCCAACGACCCGGACAAACCGGCTTTTGATCTGGACTATTCAGCTAATATCGATTTCTTCCACAAACTCCATACTTCCGACCCCAAATATTTGACCTTTCTGCAGGGGCAGAACATGAAAGCGGTTAAGTTGATTAACCAGTCTGAGGATGATATTGATTACATCCTTGAGAAAGAACCGGATTCCATTTTCACGGTAGATAAAACATCCGGCAACATCGAAGCGGGCGAATTCGAGATGGTCAATGTCACAATCAAGGATAACCTTCGCAAAGGAACATTCTATAGCAATTTTACAGTCACCTACAACACTGAACCAAAACTGCGCCTCTCCATTCCTGTCAAAGTGGTCCGATATTAA
- a CDS encoding cysteine synthase family protein, with translation MMKYANNVLETIGKTPLVRISNGLSQGGPLMLAKLEFTNPGGSVKDRMACHILRKAVGEGKLKPGDTVIDNTSGNTGVAMAMTAAVLGLKAILTVPDKTSQEKIDLIRSFGAEVIVTPAELDHDHPDGCYMKALNLAREHGYFHMNQYHSQDNVMAHYLSTGPEIWEDTDGRVTHFVAGIGTGGTFSGVTRFLKEKNRAIRGIAVDPAGSIFAAYIKSNEISHAEAYKVEGIGSDTVTQALHTDLVDEVITVTDRDAFKTARTLARNEGLSVGGSSGAAVWAARKAAAKLDEKALMVVIIPDSGTRYLSKCFNDIWMKQQGFLKENVEV, from the coding sequence ATGATGAAATACGCAAATAATGTTCTGGAAACGATCGGCAAAACGCCCCTGGTGAGAATCTCAAACGGCCTTTCTCAGGGTGGGCCGCTAATGCTGGCGAAACTCGAATTCACCAATCCCGGCGGCTCGGTTAAAGATAGGATGGCCTGCCATATTCTCAGGAAGGCGGTCGGCGAGGGCAAATTGAAACCCGGCGATACCGTCATTGATAATACCTCCGGTAACACCGGCGTGGCCATGGCCATGACCGCCGCCGTTCTCGGTCTCAAGGCTATCCTGACAGTGCCGGACAAAACCAGTCAGGAGAAAATCGACCTGATCCGTTCTTTCGGAGCGGAAGTGATTGTTACGCCGGCCGAGCTCGACCATGACCATCCCGACGGATGTTATATGAAAGCCCTTAATCTGGCCCGGGAGCATGGATATTTCCATATGAATCAGTACCACAGTCAGGACAATGTCATGGCCCACTATCTCTCGACCGGGCCGGAGATATGGGAAGATACCGATGGCAGAGTAACCCACTTTGTGGCCGGAATTGGCACCGGCGGCACATTCTCGGGAGTCACGCGATTCCTGAAAGAAAAAAACCGGGCTATAAGGGGAATTGCTGTTGACCCGGCCGGCTCGATCTTCGCCGCCTATATAAAGAGCAATGAAATTTCTCATGCCGAGGCTTATAAGGTTGAAGGAATAGGTTCTGATACCGTTACGCAGGCCCTGCACACCGACCTAGTGGATGAGGTCATTACCGTGACCGACCGAGATGCTTTTAAAACCGCCCGTACCCTGGCCCGAAATGAGGGGCTTTCGGTCGGCGGCTCATCTGGGGCAGCGGTCTGGGCCGCCCGTAAGGCGGCTGCTAAACTCGATGAAAAGGCGCTGATGGTCGTGATCATTCCCGATTCAGGCACCCGATATCTCAGCAAATGCTTTAACGATATTTGGATGAAACAGCAGGGATTTCTCAAAGAAAACGTGGAGGTTTGA
- a CDS encoding SPOR domain-containing protein: protein MRKLALGLIFLAVACLGGGCNKDKEKVAQLEREVTQAEFGDYLKDTTAPERPKADSTAVVAESPVTPERNPEEIPPENVAVSPAESEISKAPPEVPTEVVVESSIRGGGYTVQVGAGVDRGAAQEMIEVFARRGYQPFIAEAIVEGITHYRVRIGNFQSLAAARKLGAELQEKYSVNSWIDKNP, encoded by the coding sequence ATGAGGAAACTAGCTTTAGGCTTGATATTCCTGGCGGTCGCATGCCTGGGAGGAGGCTGTAACAAGGATAAAGAGAAAGTGGCGCAGTTGGAGCGGGAGGTGACGCAGGCCGAATTTGGGGACTACCTGAAGGATACGACAGCTCCTGAACGACCGAAAGCAGACAGTACCGCGGTTGTCGCAGAGAGTCCGGTTACTCCCGAGAGGAATCCTGAAGAGATACCGCCGGAAAATGTGGCCGTTTCCCCAGCAGAGTCCGAAATATCCAAAGCACCTCCTGAAGTCCCCACTGAAGTAGTTGTCGAGTCCTCGATCCGGGGCGGTGGCTACACGGTTCAAGTCGGGGCCGGAGTTGACCGGGGAGCGGCACAGGAAATGATTGAGGTATTTGCCCGCCGGGGTTACCAGCCTTTCATCGCGGAGGCGATAGTCGAAGGAATCACGCATTATCGGGTGAGAATCGGGAATTTTCAGAGTCTTGCCGCGGCCCGCAAGCTTGGGGCGGAATTGCAGGAAAAGTATTCGGTCAATTCCTGGATTGATAAAAATCCGTGA
- a CDS encoding S9 family peptidase, whose translation MNCNKSIMLKALVTAAAVIIWTGHALPQNPPPAGRQDIPDIGTFIKIGSCGSPKISPITGELFFVSSMSGAPQLYRLTSAGWPYQLTFFDDGLDWHYLSPDGSRIIVGASVGGSEQSQLFLVQSEYGEMTQLSRNPDTQYGSVVWKKDGRGFYFRSNQENKRDFKLYYYDLTTGRDSMIFDMEGSNFIYGLSPDGRYLIFSHSFSNADNNLYLVDLPIGKAELLTPHKEEIIYDYPFIMPDNRTIYLTCNGNGEGTLKRARLDVVTKKIEYLDPDSPWTIDAIALSDNRRYITWLVNEEGYANIKLWDLQENSPLPPPSLSGMISAVEVADDGRLVFPFSSPTKTQDIWLWDWPRQELRKLTNSSYAGVNQNLFIEPTLIKYRSFDGLEIPAFLYLPPDYNGKPVPFIIHAHGGPESQFRPYFQRNFQYLLLNGYGVLAPNIRGSSGYGRDFMNLDNFKNRLNSIKDIKAACDYLIENKYSDFGLIGIKGTSYGGYVVLASITEYPDLFGAAFDEVGIANFVSFLRNTKDYRRQNREAEYGPLEDTTFLASISPIHKADRIRTPLLVAHGVNDPRVPIGEARQIIKAIQDKGGVVDSLIFPDEGHGVSKTANSIKLFRAMVEFFDRYLKKGN comes from the coding sequence GTGAATTGCAATAAATCCATAATGTTAAAAGCACTTGTGACGGCTGCGGCCGTGATTATCTGGACCGGTCATGCCCTGCCTCAGAATCCGCCGCCGGCAGGAAGGCAGGATATCCCTGATATCGGCACCTTCATAAAAATCGGCAGCTGCGGCTCCCCAAAGATAAGTCCGATTACCGGCGAACTGTTTTTCGTAAGCTCCATGAGCGGCGCTCCTCAGCTCTATCGGCTGACATCGGCCGGCTGGCCATATCAGTTGACTTTCTTTGATGACGGCCTCGATTGGCATTATCTCTCGCCGGACGGCTCACGAATTATCGTCGGCGCTTCAGTCGGCGGCTCGGAACAGTCACAACTCTTTCTGGTGCAGTCTGAATATGGGGAAATGACCCAATTGTCTCGCAACCCAGACACCCAGTACGGTTCGGTGGTTTGGAAAAAAGATGGGCGCGGCTTTTATTTCCGCTCCAATCAGGAAAACAAGCGCGATTTCAAACTGTACTACTATGACTTGACAACAGGGCGTGACAGTATGATTTTCGATATGGAAGGCTCCAATTTTATTTATGGCCTTTCTCCGGATGGACGTTACCTGATTTTTTCCCACTCTTTCTCCAATGCCGATAACAACCTCTATCTGGTGGACCTTCCGATCGGAAAGGCCGAACTGCTCACGCCCCACAAAGAAGAAATAATCTATGACTACCCTTTCATTATGCCTGACAACAGGACCATTTATCTGACCTGCAACGGCAACGGCGAGGGTACCCTTAAGCGGGCCAGATTGGATGTTGTAACAAAAAAGATTGAATATCTCGATCCCGATTCTCCATGGACCATCGATGCCATTGCTCTTTCCGATAACCGGCGATACATCACCTGGCTGGTCAATGAAGAGGGATATGCCAATATCAAATTATGGGATCTGCAGGAGAATTCCCCCCTCCCCCCTCCATCTCTATCCGGTATGATAAGTGCCGTTGAAGTTGCTGATGACGGTCGCCTGGTATTCCCTTTTTCCAGCCCTACCAAAACCCAGGATATCTGGCTCTGGGATTGGCCCCGGCAGGAACTTCGGAAATTGACCAATTCCAGCTATGCCGGGGTAAACCAGAATCTTTTTATTGAACCGACTCTCATAAAGTACAGATCATTTGATGGCCTCGAGATTCCCGCTTTCCTCTATCTTCCTCCCGACTACAATGGCAAACCTGTTCCTTTTATTATTCACGCTCACGGCGGGCCGGAAAGCCAGTTCCGACCTTATTTCCAGCGCAATTTCCAATATCTTCTGCTCAATGGCTATGGCGTGCTCGCTCCCAATATCCGCGGTTCTTCCGGCTATGGCCGTGATTTCATGAACCTCGACAATTTCAAAAATCGCCTCAATTCCATAAAGGATATCAAAGCCGCCTGCGACTATCTGATAGAAAACAAATACTCCGATTTCGGCCTGATTGGCATAAAGGGAACCAGCTACGGCGGCTATGTCGTTCTGGCCTCAATTACCGAATACCCGGATCTGTTCGGAGCCGCTTTCGATGAGGTGGGCATCGCCAACTTTGTCTCTTTCCTTCGAAACACCAAGGATTATCGCCGCCAGAATCGCGAGGCGGAATATGGCCCTCTGGAGGATACAACCTTTTTGGCCTCCATCTCCCCTATTCACAAGGCCGACCGCATCAGGACCCCTTTGCTGGTAGCCCATGGCGTGAACGACCCCCGCGTCCCAATCGGTGAAGCCCGTCAGATCATAAAGGCCATTCAGGATAAGGGCGGCGTGGTCGATTCGCTGATTTTCCCCGATGAAGGGCATGGCGTGAGCAAAACCGCCAACTCGATCAAGCTCTTCCGTGCCATGGTCGAATTTTTTGATCGCTACCTGAAGAAAGGCAATTAA
- a CDS encoding tetratricopeptide repeat protein, with protein sequence MAAPVVHRQEPESDNNPDFIVTEAVGAGDPQFVGIESSLDKSRNPEDDLEIKTTANLLDDEACGAGHLPDQRPKSVPIGESAPPVPTISEYNEADTQKKGAAQLSSNGNEKPEIKKLSKEELADITRNLYGTNESAPGRPESSTKRNNGFETGREPVAMAASALAAADQNGIRPIEDPALAAGIQKTHKVRGVAYFRKNFIQVMGNPYLHIGDELVINEKRYLLKPKKISRNMAIGFFAAILAILLFLVGSQFISPTVSGDGEIVGLILNQDGRPYLEGARVTVPSLNKSTSTNAQGFFRFEMVPTGTYNLVYDLGGNYTGRGNITVTAGQTTLMTFSDFALKVNPPTGRSETGAAGITETIPDRPNENNRETQSETRSRTQSGYATIELMANIADARLTVDDKVMGAGNNTYTRIKTGHHKIKVDKPGYTEYTTEIELAADQRVAITANLSPISNNAVASASAENYLTLGNLAMGSNDYEKAIVEYSKAIELMPNFKDAYAKRADAYGKIGENGKAVEDYVRLGEIYRISSNNIKAVEAFTAALTFDNNNKTALVGRAGARLDKGDYSPALTDFQAALKMDEQFYPALFGSGICHFKLGNNKQADKYFKNAYKINQGDPFLFQYMMLNYLALDDVKKLRKTYAEYKAVANPTELAEIKSSSRFAPVIRLINEEDR encoded by the coding sequence ATGGCCGCTCCTGTCGTCCACAGACAGGAGCCCGAATCTGACAATAATCCTGATTTTATTGTCACCGAGGCTGTCGGCGCCGGAGATCCGCAATTTGTCGGGATTGAAAGCAGCCTCGATAAATCCCGAAATCCCGAGGATGATTTGGAAATTAAGACGACCGCTAATCTTCTGGATGATGAGGCCTGCGGCGCCGGTCATCTCCCCGACCAGCGCCCCAAAAGTGTTCCCATTGGTGAATCTGCCCCCCCCGTTCCCACTATATCCGAATATAACGAAGCAGATACTCAGAAGAAGGGAGCAGCACAGCTTTCCTCAAACGGCAATGAAAAGCCGGAAATCAAAAAGCTCTCCAAAGAGGAATTGGCCGACATAACCAGGAATCTTTATGGCACAAATGAATCTGCCCCGGGAAGGCCCGAGTCTTCCACAAAAAGGAACAACGGTTTTGAGACCGGTCGAGAGCCCGTTGCGATGGCCGCTTCGGCCCTGGCCGCCGCAGATCAGAACGGCATCCGGCCGATAGAAGATCCGGCCCTTGCTGCCGGGATCCAGAAAACGCATAAAGTCAGAGGCGTTGCCTATTTTAGGAAGAATTTCATTCAGGTCATGGGCAATCCCTATCTGCATATCGGCGATGAACTGGTCATAAACGAAAAACGTTACCTTCTGAAGCCCAAGAAAATCAGCCGGAATATGGCCATCGGCTTTTTCGCCGCCATTCTGGCCATTCTTCTCTTTCTGGTGGGATCTCAATTCATCAGCCCGACCGTCTCCGGTGATGGTGAAATCGTCGGCCTGATTCTCAACCAGGACGGCCGTCCCTATCTCGAGGGAGCCCGGGTGACTGTTCCAAGCCTGAATAAATCCACCTCTACCAATGCGCAGGGATTCTTCCGCTTTGAGATGGTTCCAACCGGAACTTATAATCTGGTCTATGATTTGGGTGGCAATTATACCGGTCGGGGCAATATTACCGTAACCGCCGGTCAGACGACCCTGATGACCTTCAGTGATTTTGCTCTCAAAGTAAATCCGCCGACTGGCCGTTCGGAAACGGGTGCGGCCGGGATTACCGAGACTATCCCGGACCGCCCAAACGAGAACAATCGCGAAACTCAATCGGAAACGCGCTCCCGGACTCAATCAGGATATGCAACCATTGAACTTATGGCCAATATTGCCGATGCCCGCTTGACTGTCGATGACAAAGTCATGGGTGCCGGCAATAACACCTATACTCGAATTAAAACAGGGCATCACAAGATCAAAGTGGACAAGCCGGGCTATACCGAGTACACAACCGAAATCGAGCTCGCCGCCGATCAAAGAGTCGCAATCACCGCCAACCTGAGTCCGATCTCCAACAATGCCGTGGCTTCCGCTTCCGCCGAGAATTATCTGACCCTCGGAAATCTGGCTATGGGCTCGAATGACTACGAGAAAGCGATTGTCGAATATTCGAAAGCAATTGAACTGATGCCTAATTTCAAAGACGCCTATGCCAAGCGGGCTGATGCATACGGCAAGATCGGTGAAAACGGCAAGGCTGTTGAAGATTATGTTCGCCTCGGAGAAATCTATCGGATCAGCAGTAATAATATCAAGGCTGTCGAGGCTTTTACCGCGGCTCTGACATTTGACAACAATAACAAAACTGCCCTGGTCGGACGCGCCGGCGCCAGGCTGGATAAGGGTGATTACAGTCCCGCTTTGACCGACTTCCAGGCGGCCCTGAAAATGGACGAACAGTTCTACCCCGCCCTTTTCGGCAGCGGTATCTGCCATTTCAAACTGGGAAACAACAAGCAAGCCGACAAATATTTCAAGAACGCTTACAAAATCAATCAGGGCGACCCCTTTTTATTCCAGTATATGATGCTCAACTATCTGGCTCTTGACGATGTCAAGAAACTCAGAAAAACCTATGCCGAATACAAAGCGGTGGCGAATCCAACCGAGCTGGCGGAAATTAAATCTTCCAGTCGCTTTGCTCCCGTTATCAGGCTGATCAACGAGGAAGACAGATAA
- a CDS encoding anti-sigma factor produces the protein MYGHHNRLLIIILSALVIAFIAGCTQPDDILAPVASTKIILTPARLPSPPPGMVYEIWLVDKDGGHKSLGKFNWDSKMYRFLDTTGNRIDSLWTVNFDVLKYRRISLTVEQYPDPYPDSMGPIMLSDTLVAPENKSHMKMEFPVNFWTAMAGYSITTPTDGDSRSKPASGIWFSLYVFDSLRYDDTVDVRLLITSTEKRPLNIDTTFDYSGLPPDIIRIDTLNLDTLRLTTDTLAITNEGRDTNFNYIIYLDTFTHITCNYDFVSFPVNVTPDTQVVIDTLYLIKHLTGPPRDSAYSEIDTFKIAPFTDYIHARRYDTIAHPDTLDRFLDNSTDLPSLDGTGWHYKGWVISPYLTPVASFGKLTRPSWLPGTIDYWITPSNAGLITTGSFKSFAARDDRNRYSLKKRVPSFPGEDFLNADSLPAGLGPRGIYFADSLNRNDRAGTVIISLEPDNYNNDSTNFPLILMTAEGLMPSYRTITDDGDFEPRTQDYRMMNWFRMVDNDPTGFPAIQVKIVRE, from the coding sequence ATGTACGGGCACCATAACCGCTTGTTAATCATTATCTTGTCGGCTTTAGTGATCGCTTTTATCGCGGGGTGCACCCAGCCTGATGATATTCTGGCTCCAGTGGCATCGACCAAAATTATATTAACTCCCGCGCGGTTGCCATCGCCGCCTCCCGGAATGGTTTATGAAATCTGGCTCGTTGATAAAGATGGCGGCCATAAGTCGCTTGGCAAATTCAATTGGGACAGCAAAATGTATCGCTTTTTGGATACCACGGGAAATAGAATTGATTCATTATGGACGGTTAATTTCGACGTTCTCAAATATAGGCGAATCAGCCTGACGGTTGAGCAGTATCCCGATCCTTACCCCGATTCGATGGGACCGATTATGTTGAGTGATACGCTCGTGGCCCCGGAGAATAAGTCGCATATGAAGATGGAATTTCCCGTCAATTTCTGGACGGCCATGGCCGGGTATTCCATAACCACGCCCACCGATGGTGATTCACGCAGCAAGCCGGCCAGCGGCATCTGGTTCAGTCTCTATGTTTTTGATTCTCTGCGCTATGATGATACGGTCGATGTTCGGTTGCTCATTACCTCCACGGAAAAACGTCCCCTTAATATCGACACTACTTTCGATTATTCCGGATTGCCGCCGGATATCATCAGAATCGATACGCTCAACCTTGACACTCTTCGCCTTACGACCGATACTCTGGCCATTACCAATGAGGGGAGAGACACTAATTTCAACTATATTATTTATCTTGATACTTTTACGCATATAACCTGCAACTACGATTTTGTTTCTTTCCCCGTTAATGTGACTCCCGATACGCAGGTTGTGATCGACACGTTGTATCTTATCAAGCATCTTACCGGCCCGCCCCGAGATTCAGCATACAGTGAAATTGACACATTTAAAATTGCTCCATTTACGGACTATATTCACGCTCGCAGATATGACACGATTGCTCATCCCGACACTCTGGATCGTTTCCTGGATAACTCCACGGATCTGCCGAGTCTTGACGGCACCGGCTGGCATTATAAGGGCTGGGTTATTTCGCCCTATTTAACTCCAGTGGCCAGTTTTGGCAAGCTGACTCGACCTTCTTGGCTGCCGGGTACGATCGATTACTGGATAACCCCTTCCAACGCCGGACTCATCACTACCGGATCCTTTAAGAGTTTTGCCGCGCGGGATGACCGGAATAGGTATTCTTTGAAGAAGCGGGTTCCGTCTTTTCCGGGCGAGGATTTTCTTAACGCCGATAGTCTTCCGGCGGGATTAGGCCCTAGGGGCATCTATTTCGCCGATTCTCTGAATAGAAATGATCGCGCCGGGACGGTGATTATTTCTCTGGAACCGGATAATTACAATAATGATTCCACAAATTTCCCTCTGATTTTGATGACTGCCGAGGGACTGATGCCGAGTTATCGAACCATAACGGATGACGGGGATTTCGAGCCCCGCACGCAGGATTACCGTATGATGAACTGGTTCAGGATGGTGGACAACGACCCCACCGGTTTTCCTGCCATTCAGGTCAAAATTGTCAGGGAATAA